The following are encoded in a window of Carya illinoinensis cultivar Pawnee chromosome 15, C.illinoinensisPawnee_v1, whole genome shotgun sequence genomic DNA:
- the LOC122297552 gene encoding terpene synthase 10-like, whose protein sequence is MFHNNIPFKQKSKASLMAYTMHLGILDSVRNCKLSTLLPPKRPISALTSGKGGDVSHPFQRMAPEENSSIDSTIVRRSANYHPTIWHYDYIQSIRSEYACGKGELFTQKIDKLKGEVTMMFHKVVDPIKQLELIDTLQRLGVSYHFEDQIRRILKNKHNAHHNGDVCEKQSLYALAIEFRLLRQHGYDVPQETFKSFLNENGDFKECFCVDIEGMLALYEASFHLREGESILEEAKDFATKHLKEYVDQSKDQYLCMMVNHALELPLHWRVIRLEARWFIDTYKSREDMNPILLELAKLDFNMVQAVHQEDIKQMSRWWRSTGLGDLSFSRDRVLENFIWATGALFHPQFGHERRMLAKLGALVTVVDDVYDVYGTLEELELFTDAIERWDVNEMEQLPYYMQICFLSVYNTVNEMAFDTLKEKGCNIVWYMRKAWADICKSYLLEAKWFYNGYTPSLQEYLENGWMTITIANLLVHCYFFITNPITKEALDSLEEYPDIIRLSSLIVRLADDLGTSTDELKRGDNPKSIQCYMNDTGASEEDARQHMKSLISATWKTINGNRIASSPFSKTFNEITMNIARASQFMYQHGDGHGIVDRETKDHVLALFIHPIPIAKN, encoded by the exons ATGTTCCACAACAATATTCCATTTAAACAGAAAAGCAAAGCTTCATTAATGGCTTACACAATGCATCTTGGCATTCTTGATTCAGTCCGAAATTGCAAACTCTCTACATTGCTCCCACCTAAAAGACCCATCTCAGCTTTAACAAGTGGAAAAGGCGGTGATGTATCTCATCCTTTCCAAAGAATGGCCCCCGAAGAAAACTCAAGTATTGACTCTACTATTGTACGACGATCAGCAAATTACCATCCTACCATTTGGCATTATGATTACATCCAATCAATAAGAAGCGAATATGCATGTGGTAAA GGGGAGTTATTCACCCAAAAGATTGATAAGCTGAAGGGAGAAGTAACAATGATGTTTCACAAAGTGGTGGATCCTATAAAGCAACTCGAGCTAATTGACACTTTGCAAAGACTTGGAGTATCTTACCACTTTGAGGACCAAATAAGGAggatattgaaaaataaacacAATGCTCATCATAATGGTGATGTTTGCGAGAAGCAGAGTTTGTATGCCCTAGCTATTGAGTTTAGACTCTTGAGACAACACGGATATGATGTACCTCAAG AGACTTTCAAAAGTTTCTTGAATGAAAATGGGGATTTCAAAGAATGTTTTTGTGTTGATATTGAAGGAATGTTGGCTTTGTATGAAGCCTCGTTCCACTTGAGAGAAGGTGAAAGCATCTTGGAGGAAGCAAAAGATTTTGCAACCAAACATCTTAAAGAGTACGTGGATCAAAGTAAAGATCAATATCTTTGTATGATGGTGAATCATGCCCTAGAGCTTCCACTACATTGGAGAGTGATAAGGTTGGAAGCAAGGTGGTTCATTGATACATATAAAAGCAGAGAAGACATGAACCCTATCTTGCTTGAGCTTGCAAAACTGGATTTTAATATGGTACAAGCAGTCCACCAAGAAGATATAAAACAAATGTCGAG GTGGTGGAGGAGCACTGGCCTTGGAGATTTGAGCTTTTCAAGGGATAGAGTGTTGGAGAATTTCATTTGGGCAACGGGAGCATTATTTCACCCTCAATTTGGACATGAGAGGAGAATGTTAGCAAAGCTCGGTGCATTGGTGACAGTAGTAGATGATGTCTACGATGTCTATGGCACTTTAGAAGAACTTGAGCTCTTCACGGATGCTATTGAAAG ATGGGATGTCAATGAAATGGAACAACTTccttattatatgcaaatttgTTTCCTTTCTGTCTACAACACGGTTAATGAAATGGCTTTTGACACTCTCAAGGAAAAGGGATGCAACATCGTTTGGTACATGAGAAAGGCG TGGGCAGATATATGTAAATCTTATTTGTTGGAAGCAAAATGGTTTTACAACGGATATACACCAAGCCTTCAAGAATACCTTGAAAATGGATGGATGACAATAACAATAGCAAATTTACTGGTGCATTGCTATTTTTTCATCACAAATCCCATAACAAAGGAAGCTTTGGATTCATTGGAAGAGTATCCAGATATAATTCGTTTGTCATCACTCATTGTGCGACTTGCAGATGATCTTGGAACATCTACG GATGAGTTAAAGAGGGGGGATAATCCTAAATCAATCCAATGCTACATGAACGACACTGGTGCTAGTGAGGAAGATGCTCGCCAACACATGAAGTCCTTGATTAGTGCAACATGGAAGACAATTAATGGAAATCGCATTGCAAGTTCTCCATTCTCTAAAACATTTAACGAGATTACAATGAACATTGCAAGAGCATCCCAATTCATGTACCAGCATGGAGATGGGCATGGCATTGTAGACCGTGAGACTAAGGACCACGTGTTAGCGTTGTTTATTCACCCCATTCCCATAGCTAAGAATTGA